One Carassius carassius chromosome 28, fCarCar2.1, whole genome shotgun sequence genomic window carries:
- the LOC132108313 gene encoding L-rhamnose-binding lectin CSL2-like has product MPTRLHSRKSSWAMALEYLFLFDFTVLLLLCQHACFLSASNPVKKSVTCEGQSASLSCDWGFIHVLDANYGRNDGRICSAGQRHEWLSNVHCFQKTSLQTMTTRCNGRKSCSVQAVNSVFKDPCYGTYKYLQVSYECRSLKQSVTCESSQSSMTCETGVIVVHHANYGRRDLRLCPDKYLTNSDCYSVETANISSRCNGKRSCLLTASNSVFSDPCVGVYKYLEVTYSCK; this is encoded by the exons ATGCCGACCCGGCTACACAGTaggaagagctcctgggcgatggcCTTGGAG TATTTGTTTCTGTTTGATTTTACAGTGCTGCTGTTGCTGTGTCAACATG CATGTTTCCTCTCTGCAAGTAATCCAGTAAAAAAATCAGTGACCTGTGAAGGACAATCTGCATCCCTCAGTTGTG ACTGGGGATTCATACATGTCCTTGATGCCAACTATGGAAGGAATGATGGCAGGATATGCTCTGCTGGACAACGACACGAGTGGCTCTCAAATGTTCACTGCTTCCAAAAAACATCCCTCCAAACGATGACCACAAG GTGTAATGGAAGAAAAAGCTGTTCTGTTCAAGCAGTGAACTCAGTTTTCAAAGATCCCTGTTATGGGACTTATAAATACCTGCAAGTGTCTTATGAGTGTCGCTCACTTA AACAAAGCGTAACTTGTGAAAGTAGCCAAAGTTCCATGACCTGTG AGACCGGTGTTATTGTTGTTCATCATGCCAATTATGGACGGCGGGATCTTCGACTATGCCCTGATAAATATTTGACAAATTCAGATTGTTACTCTGTTGAGACTGCCAATATAAGTTCCAg gTGCAATGGAAAAAGGTCTTGTCTTCTAACTGCTTCAAATTCAGTGTTCTCTGATCCGTGTGTCGGCGTCTATAAGTACCTGGAAGTGACATACTCCTGCAAATGa